In the genome of Eriocheir sinensis breed Jianghai 21 chromosome 44, ASM2467909v1, whole genome shotgun sequence, one region contains:
- the LOC126980602 gene encoding THO complex subunit 4-like yields MVNNKMEMSLDDIIKASKNKPGLRRGGGGGGGPGRGMRGRGRGMRTTRGFGAGRGRAGAGPRPSGGGRNTFGQRGNVEGRWSHDLYQGGAGGGGGGPRPSLSSGPAKLLISNLDFGVSDSDIHELFGEFGAMRNAAVHYDRSGRSLGTAHVVFERHADANKAIKQYNGVLLDGRAMNITLEGGSMGGGGGGRLSSVAPVKRLQGAPRPVGGGGGFGGRGSRGMRGNTRGGRGGRGGRGFGRGARAKVPTAEELDAELDAYVNQVNK; encoded by the exons ATGGTCAACAACAAGATGGAGATGAGCCTGGACGATATCATCAAGGCCAGCAAGAACAAGCCCGGcctgaggcgaggaggaggaggaggtgggggcccGGGCCGGGGCATGCGGGGCCGCGGACGGGGCATGCGGACCACCAGAGGCTTCGGGGCCGGACGGGGCCGGGCCGGGGCGGGGCCGCGGCCATCGGGGGGCGGCAGGAACACATTCGGACAAAGG GGCAACGTTGAGGGTCGCTGGAGCCATGACCTGTACCAAGGGGGTGCCGGGGGCGGCGGGGGAGGTCCGCGCCCCAGCCTGTCCTCGGGACCTGCCAAGCTTCTCATCTCTAACCTGGACTTTGGCGTCTCAGATTCAGACATTCAC GAGCTGTTCGGGGAGTTTGGCGCCATGAGAAACGCTGCAGTTCACTACGACCGCTCGGGAAGGTCGCTCGGCACCGCCCACGTGGTGTTCGAGCGCCATGCCGATGCGAATAAGGCCATTAAGCAGTACAACGGTGTCTTGCTGGACGGGAGAGCCATGAACATCACGCTGGAGGGGGGGTCCATGGGGGGTGGTGGGGGCGGCCGGCTTAGCTCAGTGGCCCCTGTCAAGAGGCTTCAAGGAGCACCCAGACCTgtcggaggaggcggaggctttG gTGGTCGCGGCAGCCGTGGGATGCGCGGCAACACCAGGGGTGGCCGCGGCGGGCGAGGGGGCCGAGGCTTTGGGCGGGGGGCACGGGCCAAGGTGCCCACCGCTGAAGAGCTGGATGCTGAGCTTGACGCCTATGTCAACCAGGTCAACAAGTGA